One region of Miscanthus floridulus cultivar M001 chromosome 19, ASM1932011v1, whole genome shotgun sequence genomic DNA includes:
- the LOC136527807 gene encoding uncharacterized protein — MAAARLRCKAATAIATAVPAAAALPLPLPLHRHPAFLRRVPAAVCLLFSSCRIPAPRRAAAAMSSLAAAAQRTEHEAGAWYAVPGLSLRDHRFAVPLDHSSPDRGDTITVFAREVVAAGKEDVSLPYLLYLQGGPGFESPRPTEAGGWLKKACEDHRVVLLDQRGTGLSTPLTPSSLSQITSPAKQVEYLKHFRADNIVKDAEFIRLRLVPDAKPWTVLGQSYGGFCAVTYLSFAPEGLKSVLLTGGLPPLGEPCTADTVYRACFKQVQQQNEKYYKRYPQDIQVVHEVVRYLSESEGGGVLLPSGGRLTPKMLQCLGLSGLGSGGGFERLHYLLERVWDPVLVAGAKKSISYYFLKEFEMWLGFDQNPLYALLHESIYCEGSSSKWSAEKIHGEYGSLFDPIKATEEGRAVYFTGEMVFRCLFDEIPALRDLKEAAHLLAEKEDWPPLYDVSVLNNNKVPVAAAVYYEDMYVNFNIAKETASQIAGIRLWVTNEYMHSGIRDGGSHVFEHLMALLNGKKPLF, encoded by the exons ATGGCCGCAGCGAGACTCCGTTGCAAGGCCGCCACCGCCATTGCCACAGCTGtccccgccgccgcggcgctcccgctcccgctcccgcttcACCGCCACCCGGCCTTCCTCCGCCGCGTCCCCGCCGCCGTTTGCCTCCTGTTCTCGTCGTGCCGGATCCCGGCGCCGAGGAGAGCGGCCGCGGCCATGTCGTCGTtagcggcggcggcgcagaggACGGAGCACGAGGCCGGCGCGTGGTACGCGGTACCGGGCCTCAGCCTCCGCGACCACCGGTTCGCCGTCCCGCTCGACCACTCCAGCCCCGACCGCGGGGACACCATCACCGTCTTCGCGCGCGAGGTCGTCGCCG CTGGGAAAGAAGACGTATCTCTGCCTTATTTGTTGTACCTACAAGGAGGGCCTGGATTTGAGAGCCCCCGTCCCACGGAAGCAGGTGGGTGGTTAAAGAAAGCTTGTGAAGACCACCGTGTTGTGCTGCTAGATCAG CGGGGAACAGGATTGTCCACACCATTGACTCCATCATCTCTTTCACAAATTACATCTCCTGCAAAGCAGGTGGAGTACCTAAAGCATTTCAGGGCGGATAATATAGTTAAGGATGCAGAATTTATTCGTCTACGTCTTGTACCAGATGCTAAGCCTTGGACAGTCCTAGGACAG AGTTATGGTGGATTTTGTGCCGTTACATATTTGAGTTTTGCTCCAGAAGGCCTGAAATCTGTTCTTTTGACTGGAGGGCTTCCACCACTGGGAGAACCTTGCACTGCAGATACGGTGTACAGAGCCTGCTTTAAACAGGTTCAACAGCAAAACGAGAAGTACTATAAGAGGTATCCCCAAGATATACAAGTCGTTCATGAGGTTGTAAGATACTTAAGTGAATCTGAAGGGGGAGGG GTTCTTCTTCCATCTGGTGGCCGGTTAACCCCTAAGATGCTGCAGTGTCTTGGATTGTCAGGTCTGGGTTCTGGTGGTGGATTTGAAAGGCTGCATTATCT GCTTGAGAGGGTGTGGGATCCTGTACTTGTCGCTGGAGCTAAAAAGAGCATTAGCTATTACTTCTTAAAAGAG TTTGAAATGTGGTTAGGTTTTGATCAAAATCCTCTTTATGCCCTCCTACACGAGTCTATCTACTGTGAG GGCTCTTCATCAAAATGGTCTGCTGAAAAGATTCATGGTGAATATGGAAGTTTGTTTGATCCTATTAAAGCTACAGAAGAAGGCCGTGCTGTGTATTTTACTGGAGAG ATGGTGTTTCGTTGCTTGTTTGATGAGATCCCTGCTCTACGAGACCTAAAGGAGGCTGCCCATTTGTTGGCTGAGAAGGAAGACTGGCCTCCACTATATGATGTCAGCGTGTTGAACAACAATAAG GTTCCCGTCGCGGCTGCGGTATACTACGAGGACATGTACGTTAACTTCAACATTGCCAAGGAGACTGCCTCCCAGATAGCGGGGATCCGGCTCTGGGTGACCAACGAGTACATGCACTCGGGCATCCGCGACGGCGGCTCGCATGTCTTCGAGCATCTCATGGCTCTTCTGAACGGCAAGAAGCCTTTGTTTTAG